In Polaromonas sp. JS666, one genomic interval encodes:
- a CDS encoding LysR family transcriptional regulator, which translates to MDLRQLSYFVAVAEELSFSRAASRVHISQPPLSRQIAKLEQELGAVLLIRSSHEVALTQAGQALLEEARRLLALAAGIPEVVGRASRGETGSLRIGFVGSTIYTSVPALLSQYRQIYPHVAVSVQQLTVARQTVMLKNSEIDVGIIRQAVTEPWLATRSLFKEGFMAALPVHHRLAGQDRVMLQSLAEDDFVFFSRSEAPAIHEQLRKMCEAAGFSPRIVQEAYPMSTVVGLVAAGVGIAIVPESMQRLQMQNVLYRALRGTRAKTEFFLAWHVGNTSQTLRGFLDMKM; encoded by the coding sequence ATGGACTTGCGCCAACTGTCCTACTTCGTGGCCGTGGCCGAAGAGCTGAGCTTTAGCCGCGCCGCCTCGCGCGTACACATTTCACAGCCGCCCCTGAGCCGCCAGATCGCCAAGCTCGAACAGGAACTGGGGGCGGTTTTGCTGATCCGTTCCTCGCATGAGGTGGCCCTGACGCAGGCGGGCCAGGCGCTGCTGGAGGAAGCCCGCCGCCTGCTGGCGCTGGCGGCGGGCATTCCCGAGGTCGTCGGCCGCGCCAGCCGCGGAGAAACCGGCTCGCTGCGCATCGGGTTTGTGGGCTCCACCATTTACACCTCGGTGCCTGCCCTGTTAAGCCAATACCGGCAGATCTATCCGCATGTGGCGGTGTCCGTGCAGCAGCTCACGGTGGCCCGGCAAACCGTCATGCTCAAAAACAGCGAGATCGACGTCGGCATCATTCGCCAGGCCGTCACCGAGCCCTGGCTGGCCACGCGCAGCCTGTTCAAGGAAGGCTTCATGGCCGCGCTGCCGGTGCATCACCGGCTGGCGGGGCAGGACAGGGTCATGCTGCAGTCGCTGGCGGAGGACGACTTCGTATTCTTCAGCCGCAGCGAGGCGCCGGCGATCCACGAACAGCTGCGCAAGATGTGCGAGGCCGCGGGCTTTTCACCGCGCATCGTGCAAGAGGCCTACCCGATGTCGACCGTGGTGGGTCTGGTGGCGGCCGGCGTCGGGATTGCCATCGTCCCCGAGTCGATGCAAAGGCTGCAGATGCAGAATGTTTTATACCGGGCCCTGCGCGGGACCCGGGCGAAAACCGAGTTCTTCCTGGCTTGGCATGTCGGCAACACGTCTCAAACCTTGCGGGGTTTCCTCGACATGAAGATGTGA
- a CDS encoding polysaccharide deacetylase family protein, which yields MKTQATTPAGRRASAAFPRLTVVLTFLMENWSVGKAPPYSPMTSPPKAGEIDRAGILWANYGGRSGIARLMRIAERHGVSGTVCVNARSAELFPETVRHIVKSGFELGGHNYAQDEVLSGLNEADERALIQKSLRILQEVSSVRPTGWLSSTIATTERTADLLTQEGLLWHGDYNDIDQPQQVATPSGRIVAIPHSDYADNRVLRGAPDDWYHCYKDMFDYLYRQESGSLINITMHGNFGGRPLMSAQLDKLLTYMLAHDEVWVPRHDELAHWVNEHGIAETPFIQRFAA from the coding sequence ATGAAAACCCAAGCCACCACCCCCGCAGGCCGCAGGGCCAGCGCCGCCTTTCCCCGCTTGACCGTCGTGCTGACCTTCCTGATGGAGAACTGGTCCGTCGGCAAGGCGCCGCCCTATTCGCCCATGACCAGCCCGCCCAAGGCCGGCGAGATCGACCGAGCCGGCATTCTCTGGGCCAATTACGGCGGGCGATCCGGCATTGCCAGGCTGATGCGGATCGCCGAACGCCACGGCGTGTCAGGAACGGTCTGCGTGAACGCGCGCTCGGCGGAGCTGTTTCCCGAGACGGTCAGGCACATCGTGAAGTCGGGCTTTGAACTGGGCGGCCACAACTATGCGCAAGACGAGGTGCTGTCCGGCCTGAACGAGGCCGACGAGCGCGCGCTGATCCAGAAGAGCCTGCGCATCCTGCAGGAAGTCTCTAGCGTGCGCCCCACCGGCTGGCTGAGCTCCACCATCGCGACCACGGAGCGCACGGCCGACCTGCTGACCCAGGAGGGCCTGCTCTGGCACGGCGACTACAACGACATCGACCAGCCGCAGCAGGTGGCGACGCCGTCCGGCCGCATCGTGGCGATTCCGCACAGCGACTATGCCGACAACCGCGTGCTGCGCGGCGCGCCGGACGACTGGTACCACTGCTACAAGGACATGTTCGACTACCTCTACCGCCAGGAGTCGGGCTCGCTCATCAACATCACCATGCACGGCAACTTCGGCGGCCGGCCGCTGATGTCGGCGCAGCTGGACAAGCTGCTGACCTACATGCTGGCCCATGACGAGGTCTGGGTGCCGCGGCATGACGAGTTGGCCCATTGGGTCAACGAGCACGGCATAGCCGAAACGCCCTTCATCCAGCGCTTTGCGGCCTGA
- a CDS encoding Bug family tripartite tricarboxylate transporter substrate binding protein encodes MTPHLPPGSGRRRLLSHSLKFAALALALSAAWVPPATAQAAYPSRPIKLIAPFAAGGAADTVARILAPKLSESLGQPIIIENRAGASGAIGSAYVAAAAPDGYTLLLNLGPPHQTVQFFTKGIKYDPVKDFTAISHVATAPQSLVVPASSPIKSVADFVAAAKASPKGLSYATSGSGTSQHLAGLLLASSQKLALTHVGYRGGAPALTDVVGAQIDAGLLVLSNTLPYIQAGKLRALGVVESHRSKSAPNIPTLAEGGLTGFSVPDTWVGVMGPAGLPAPIVQRLNADILNILRNPDVKAQLQQNGYDAVEASPEEFARLLADSTQVYKSIVQKAGITPE; translated from the coding sequence ATGACCCCTCACCTTCCCCCCGGTTCCGGCCGGCGCCGCCTGCTCTCGCACAGCCTGAAGTTCGCCGCCCTGGCGCTGGCCTTGTCGGCCGCCTGGGTTCCGCCCGCAACCGCCCAGGCGGCTTACCCGTCCAGGCCCATCAAGCTGATAGCGCCTTTTGCCGCGGGCGGCGCGGCCGACACGGTGGCGCGCATCCTGGCGCCCAAGCTGTCCGAATCGCTGGGCCAGCCCATCATCATTGAAAACCGCGCCGGCGCGAGCGGCGCCATCGGTTCCGCCTATGTCGCGGCGGCAGCGCCGGACGGCTACACCCTGCTGCTCAACCTGGGCCCGCCGCACCAGACCGTGCAGTTCTTTACCAAGGGGATCAAGTACGACCCGGTCAAGGACTTCACCGCCATTTCGCACGTGGCCACCGCGCCGCAGTCGCTGGTAGTGCCCGCGTCCTCGCCGATCAAGTCGGTGGCCGATTTCGTCGCGGCGGCCAAGGCCTCGCCCAAGGGCCTGTCCTATGCGACCTCCGGTTCGGGGACCTCGCAGCACCTGGCCGGCCTGCTGCTGGCGAGTTCGCAAAAACTCGCGCTGACGCACGTCGGCTACCGGGGCGGCGCGCCGGCCCTGACCGACGTCGTCGGCGCACAGATCGACGCCGGCCTGCTGGTGCTGTCCAACACCCTGCCTTACATCCAGGCCGGAAAACTCCGCGCGCTGGGCGTGGTGGAAAGCCACCGCTCCAAATCTGCCCCCAACATCCCGACGCTGGCCGAAGGCGGCCTCACGGGCTTTTCGGTGCCCGACACCTGGGTGGGCGTCATGGGGCCAGCCGGCCTTCCCGCACCCATCGTGCAGCGGCTCAATGCCGACATCCTCAATATCCTCCGCAATCCGGACGTCAAGGCGCAACTGCAGCAAAACGGCTATGACGCCGTCGAAGCCTCGCCCGAAGAGTTCGCCAGGCTGCTGGCCGACAGCACCCAGGTCTACAAGTCCATCGTCCAGAAAGCCGGCATCACGCCCGAATGA